A portion of the Glandiceps talaboti chromosome 13, keGlaTala1.1, whole genome shotgun sequence genome contains these proteins:
- the LOC144444759 gene encoding programmed cell death protein 2-like encodes MALLIGVCDEEMPAGTSEVLTPWKFNKIGSHPDWMQCPTPRPVCQLCSQVLYLVVQVYCPLTESVYHRTIYVFTCIAKSCQGKAQSWFVCRSQICDVTDHSQSHQRTTLEENVGMATNDWCDEADDWGEDSETTVSMAIGGETLSEKDGKLKKEEENLNLAKADCKELNGTMQAVERLTLDTPCQVDMQNKCFIGYYINVFEEDDTVNRRDLSRHEKRLLMEYQQREGVDLTDLDMCYPERSQSGGAEKYEKTELKHGDRIFHKFQKRISVCPEQCLRYEWNGEPLLMTANDMHKSIPSCKSCGGQRIFEFQLMPALVSILKIADTSDIPIDFGSVYIYSCKNSCWQENETEKYKEEFFILQPDPDLKFFPNQQQ; translated from the exons ATGGCACTCCTTATTGGTGTTTGTGATGAAGAAATGCCAGCTGGTACCAGTGAAGTCCTTACTCCATGGAAGTTTAATAAAATTGGAAGCCATCCG GACTGGATGCAATGTCCAACACCCAGACCAGTTTGTCAGCTGTGTAGTCAGGTACTGTATCTTGTAGTCCAAGTCTACTGTccactgactgaatctgtgtaCCACAGAACTATCTATGTCTTTACATGTATTGCTAAATCATGTCAAGGAAAGGCTCAGAG CTGGTTTGTATGCAGATCACAGATATGTGATGTTACAGATCACAGCCAATCACATCAACGAACAACACTAGAGGAAAATGTTGGCATGGCAACAAATGACTGGTGTGATGAAGCAGATGACTGGGGAGAAGATTCGGAAACTACTGTTTCTATGGCAATAGGAGGAGAGACATTGAGCGAGAAGGATGGAAAACTTAAAAAGGAAGAAGAAAATTTGAATCTTGCCAAAGCAGATTGTAAAGAGTTGAATGGCACAATGCAGGCTGTGGAAAGGTTAACTTTAGACACACCTTGTCAGGTTGATATGCAAAACAAATGTTTCATTGGTTATTATATTAATGTCTTTGAAGAAGATGACACTGTGAACAGAAGAGATCTGAGTAGACATGAAAAAAGGTTACTCATGGAATATCAACAAAGAGAAGGAGTTGACTTGACGGATCTTGACATGTGTTATCCAGAAAG ATCACAGAGTGGTGGGGCTGAGAAATATGAGAAAACTGAATTAAAACATGGTGACagaatttttcataaatttcagaAGAGAATTTCAGTTTGTCCTGAACAGTGTCTTAG GTATGAATGGAATGGAGAGCCGTTATTAATGACAGCCAATGATATGCATAAATCAATCCCATCATGCAAATCTTGTGGTGGTCAAAggatatttgaatttcaattaaTGCCAGCACTAGTATCCATATTGAAAATAGCAGACACATcag ATATACCGATAGATTTTGGTTCAGTGTACATTTATTCGTGTAAAAACAGTTGTTGGCAAGAGAATGAAACAGAGAAGTATAAAGAGGAATTCTTTATTCTACAACCAGATCCCGATCTTAAGTTTTTTCCAAAtcaacaacaatga
- the LOC144445041 gene encoding alpha-tocopherol transfer protein-like: protein MSSNESSSSLSPELLKKARDELNEDPDTRQQKLDDLREMFKRRPDIKFRNDDAFLLRYLRVRKFNVEKAYKTLVHYYEVRHQYKDIFTDFTPSAVTQQLEDQIHTILPERDSKGRRILILKPGNWNPGAYSLTPVLKAGLMYIELMSEEEETQINGIVFIGDFGGMTKEHLKHFNPMLGRKLADTLQNALPIRLKEVHYINQPKFFDLIFSIFRPFLSEKLVKRLHFHGDEYGNLHQHIGSAILPTEYGGALQNVTNREWIAKLKSKENEIIENNKYGFPKSADTLGGQKQGSDPAGGLVGSFKKLDV from the exons ATGAGCTCTAATGAATCCAGTAGTAGTCTTAGCCCCGAGCTACTGAAAAAGGCCCGGGATGAGCTGAACGAGGACCCTGACACACGGCAACAAAAACTGGACGACCTCCGGGAAATGTTTAAACGTCGTCCAGATATAAAATTTCGAAACGACGACGCTTTCCTTTTGCGGTATCTGCGGGTGCGAAAGTTCAACGTGGAGAAGGCGTACAAGACACTGGTACATTACTACGAAGTCAGACACCAGTACAAAGACATCTTCACCGACTTTACGCCATCGGCCGTAACACAACAGCTCGAAGACCAAATTCATACGATTTTGCCTGAAAGAGATAGCAAGGGCAGACGAATTTTAATACTAAAACCAG GTAATTGGAACCCTGGTGCATACTCCCTGACACCAGTGTTGAAGGCTGGTCTTATGTACATAGAGTTGATGAGTGAGGAAGAAGAGACGCAAATTAACGGAATAGTTTTCATCGGAGACTTCGGAGGAATGACTAAAGAACACTTAAAGCATTTTAACCCCATGCTTGGCAGGAAATTAGCAGACACTCTTCAA AATGCATTACCAATTCGTCTGAAAGAAGTACACTACATTAATCAACCCAAATTCTTTGATTTGATATTCAGTATATTCAGACCATTTCTGAGTGAAAAACTTGTCAAAAGG CTCCATTTCCATGGTGATGAATATGGAAACCTACATCAACACATTGGATCAGCTATTCTCCCGACGGAATATGGGGGCGCCCTTCAGAATGTTACAAACAGAGAATGGATCGCTAAATTGAAGTCGAAAGAAAAcgaaattattgaaaataataaatatggGTTTCCTAAGTCCGCGGATACTTTAGGGGGACAAAAACAAGGATCTGATCCAGCTGGTGGACTCGTTGGGTCATTCAAGAAATTAGATGTTTGA